A genomic window from Paramormyrops kingsleyae isolate MSU_618 chromosome 23, PKINGS_0.4, whole genome shotgun sequence includes:
- the lrrc3b gene encoding leucine-rich repeat-containing protein 3B produces the protein MTLLDLWLSRSIPMCLMLQSLVLMALCFPSASMCPKGCTCLRGDGLSVNCSHAQLKEIPSELPPDTVLLRLDHNQITSVPARVFQGLNRLREINLSHNALETLGDSALQGVEDTLQALDISHNLISLVHKDTFAQLKARIHMGHNPWHCDCALQQALRGMFYNHEAAGQVLCKTSDLQDLEGRPFLSVDADLCNLTKRTTDYAMLVTMFGWFAMVISYVVYYVRQNQEDARRHLEYLKSLPSKPKKQDDGEDVSTVV, from the coding sequence ATGACTCTGCTGGACCTGTGGCTGTCCCGCTCCATCCCCATGTGCTTGATGCTCCAGAGCCTTGTCCTCATGGCCCTGTGCTTCCCGTCCGCCAGCATGTGCCCGAAGGGCTGCACCTGTCTCCGTGGCGATGGCCTCAGTGTCAACTGCAGCCATGCTCAGCTGAAGGAGATCCCGTCTGAGCTGCCCCCAGACACGGTTCTGCTGCGACTGGACCACAATCAGATCACTTCAGTCCCAGCCCGGGTATTTCAGGGGCTGAACCGGTTGCGGGAGATCAACCTGTCGCACAACGCACTAGAGACGCTGGGCGATAGCGCCCTCCAAGGTGTGGAGGACACACTGCAGGCCCTGGACATCTCCCACAACCTGATCAGCCTAGTGCACAAGGACACCTTCGCCCAGTTAAAGGCCCGAATCCACATGGGTCACAACCCTTGGCACTGTGACTGCGCCTTGCAACAGGCCCTCCGTGGCATGTTCTACAACCACGAGGCAGCCGGCCAGGTGCTCTGCAAGACTTCCGATCTCCAAGACCTGGAAGGACGGCCTTTCCTCTCGGTGGATGCCGACCTCTGTAACCTGACCAAGCGCACCACAGACTATGCCATGCTGGTCACCATGTTCGGTTGGTTCGCCATGGTCATCTCCTACGTGGTGTACTACGTCCGGCAGAACCAGGAGGATGCCCGGCGTCACCTGGAGTACCTCAAGTCCCTCCCCAGCAAGCCGAAGAAGCAGGACGACGGGGAGGATGTCAGCACTGTGGTATGA